The following are encoded together in the Glycine max cultivar Williams 82 chromosome 8, Glycine_max_v4.0, whole genome shotgun sequence genome:
- the LOC100820616 gene encoding 1-Cys peroxiredoxin: protein MPGLTIGDTIPDLQVETNQGKIKLHQFCADGWTILFSHPGDFTPVCTTELGKMAQYAKEFYQRGVKLLGLSCDDVQSHNEWIKDIEAYTPGAKVNYPIIADPKREIIKQLNMVDPDEKDSTGNLPSRALHIVGPDLKIKLSFLYPATTGRNMDEVLRVIESLQKASKFKVATPANWKPGDPVVITPDVTNEQAKEMFPQGFESVKLPSKKEYLRLTKV from the exons ATGCCAGGTCTTACCATCGGAGACACTATTCCTGATCTTCAAGTTGAAACTAACCAAGGCAAAATCAAGCTTCATCAGTTCTGTGCTGATGGCTGGACCATCCTTTTCTCTCACCCAG GTGATTTCACCCCGGTTTGTACCACTGAGCTTGGTAAGATGGCTCAGTATGCTAAGGAGTTTTATCAACGAGGAGTGAAGCTCTTAGGTTTATCTTGTGATGATGTGCAATCCCACAATGAGTGGATCAAAGACATTGAAGCCTACACT CCAGGTGCGAAAGTGAATTATCCAATAATTGCTGATCCGAAGAGAGAAATCATCAAGCAACTCAACATGGTTGACCCTGATGAGAAAGACTCCACTGGCAACCTACCCTCAAGGGCTCTTCATATTGTTGGCCCAGATTTGAAG ATCAAGCTGAGTTTTCTGTACCCTGCCACTACTGGGAGGAACATGGATGAAGTGCTGAGGGTGATAGAGTCATTGCAGAAGGCCTCAAAGTTCAAGGTTGCTACCCCAGCAAACTGGAAGCCAGGGGACCCTGTTGTCATTACCCCTGATGTCACCAATGAGCAAGCCAAGGAAATGTTCCCTCAAGGGTTCGAGAGTGTGAAACTCCCATCAAAGAAGGAATATTTGCGCTTAACTAAAGTTTGA
- the LOC100305971 gene encoding uncharacterized protein LOC100305971 translates to MMEMNILASSFSGYAKPFVRVNPSLLTLRASSLRHDYPLASKIVVKNLPYSTGETTLQKEFSNFGKIAEVKMVKDMNTKRSKGIAFIQYTCQDDAMLALETMDQKDFYGRTIGVEIARLGWDDFGASPRASGPPKKWDLPEQGEVVDCWY, encoded by the exons ATGATGGAGATGAATATATTGGCTTCTTCGTTCTCTGGTTATGCAAAACCCTTTGTAAGAGTAAACCCTTCTCTTCTTACGCTCAGGGCATCTTCTCTGCGCCATGACTACCCTCTTGCAAGCAAAATTGTTGTCAAAA ATTTACCATATTCTACCGGTGAGACTACTTTGCAGAaggaattttcaaattttggcaAGATAGCTGAAG TTAAAATGGTTAAAGATATGAACACAAAAAGATCTAAGGGTATTGCTTTCATTCAATATACATGTCAAGATGATGCCATGCTTGCACTAGAAACCATGGATCAGAAG GATTTTTATGGTCGAACAATCGGCGTGGAAATTGCAAGACTGGGTTGGGATGATTTTGGTGCATCCCCAAGGGCCTCAGGACCCCCAAAGAAGTGGGATTTGCCAGAGCAAGGGGAAGTGGTAGATTGCTGGTACTGA
- the LOC100820085 gene encoding polygalacturonase At1g48100, which yields MDLIRVFFTLWFTLILLNHNFGNVEGRYHHHTKQKKVSTAPNDSSDSPSVPSDPSASPPSNSPSPSNSPSVPSDPYPNDNQTSSSDCVFDVRSFGAVGDGCADDTRAFRAAWKAACAVDSGIVLAPENYSFKITSTIFSGPCKPGLVFQVDGTLMAPDGPNSWPEADSRNQWLVFYRLDQMTLNGTGTIEGNGDKWWDLPCKPHRGPNGKTLSGPCGSPAMIRFFMSSNLKVKGLKIQNSPQFHMIFNGCQGVLIDKLSISSPKLSPNTDGIHVENSKYVGIYNSMISNGDDCISIGPGSSNVDIAGLTCGPSHGISIGSLGVHNSQACVSNLTVRDSIIRESDNGLRIKTWQGGMGSVSSLRFENIQMENVGNCIIIDQYYCLSKECLNQTSAVHVNDVSYSNIKGTYDVRTAPIHFACSDTVACTNITLSEVELLPFEGALLDDPFCWNAYGTQETLTIPPINCLREGDPETVGDLSEYQCS from the exons ATGGATCTCATTCGTGTGTTTTTCACTCTATGGTTTACTTTGATACTTTTGAACCATAATTTTGGAAATGTGGAGGGAAGATACCACCATCACACCAAGCAGAAGAAAGTTTCCACTGCTCCTAATGATTCTTCTGATTCTCCAAGTGTTCCTTCCGACCCTTCAGCTTCACCACCTTCTAATTCTCCTAGTCCTTCTAATTCTCCCAGTGTTCCTTCTGACCCTTATCCAAATGATAACCAAACTTCCTCTTCTGACTGTGTTTTCGATGTGAGATCCTTTGGGGCTGTTGGAGATGGCTGTGCTGATGACACACGTGCATTCAGAGCAGCATGGAAAGCAGCATGTGCTGTGGACTCTGGGATTGTTCTTGCTCCAGAAAACTACAGCTTTAAAATCACTTCAACTATTTTTTCAGGTCCATGCAAGCCAGGATTGGTATTCCAA GTGGATGGAACACTAATGGCACCAGATGGACCAAATTCGTGGCCAGAAGCAGATAGCCGCAATCAATGGCTTGTATTTTATCGACTTGACCAAATGACTCTTAATGGTACAGGAACCATTGAAGGGAATGGAGACAAATGGTGGGATCTCCCCTGCAAGCCTCACAGG GGTCCCAATGGAAAAACTTTGTCAGGGCCATGTGGTAGTCCTGCT ATGATACGGTTCTTCATGAGCTCCAATTTGAAGGTGAAGGggttgaaaattcaaaacagTCCTCAGTTCCACATGATATTCAATGGCTGCCAAGGAGTACTGATCGATAAGCTCTCCATTTCTTCACCAAAACTCAGCCCCAACACCGATGGAATCCATGTAGAAAATTCCAAATATGTTGGGATATATAATTCCATGATAAGCAATG GTGACGATTGCATTTCAATTGGACCCGGGTCCTCAAACGTGGACATAGCTGGTTTAACTTGTGGTCCTAGCCACGGGATTAG CATAGGAAGCCTTGGAGTGCACAACTCCCAGGCATGTGTGTCCAACTTAACTGTCCGTGACAGCATCATAAGGGAATCAGACAACGGACTCAGAATCAAGACATGGCAAGGTGGAATGGGATCAGTGTCAAGTCTGAGATTCGAGAACATCCAAATGGAGAACGTTGGAAACTGCATCATAATAGACCAATACTACTGTTTGTCAAAGGAATGTCTAAACCAGACTTCAGCTGtgcatgtgaatgatgtgtccTACAGCAACATAAAGGGAACCTACGATGTGAGAACTGCTCCTATTCACTTTGCTTGCAGTGACACTGTTGCCTGCACAAACATAACACTCTCTGAGGTTGAGCTTTTGCCATTCGAAGGAGCATTGCTGGATGACCCTTTTTGCTGGAATGCTTATGGGACACAAGAGACCTTGACTATACCTCCAATTAATTGCTTAAGGGAGGGTGACCCTGAAACAGTGGGCGATCTTTCTGAATATCAATGCAGTTAA